From one Cynocephalus volans isolate mCynVol1 chromosome X, mCynVol1.pri, whole genome shotgun sequence genomic stretch:
- the LOC134368223 gene encoding histone H2A-Bbd type 2/3-like, producing MRGRVAVARLRSTGQVPCRRSRAHRAELTFSVSHPERLLREGHYAQCPSSCAPVFLGAIVEYVTAKVLELASDEARRSSRRCITLELLDVAVHSNALLSGFFVTTTISQVAPA from the exons ATGAGGGGCCGGGTCGCGGTAGCTAGGTTACGGAGTACGGGCCAA GTGCCGTGCCGCCGCTCTCGCGCCCACCGAGCAGAGCTGACATTCTCCGTGAGCCACCCGGAGCGCCTCCTGCGGGAGGGCCACTACGCCCAGTGCCCGAGTTCGTGTGCGCCGGTCTTTCTAGGTGCCATCGTCGAGTACGTGACGGCCAAGGTATTGGAGCTGGCGAGCGACGAGGCccggaggagcagcaggagatgcATCACCTTGGAGCTGTTGGACGTGGCCGTGCACAGCAACGCGCTGCTCAGTGGCTTCTTCGTGACTACAACCATCTCCCAGGTGGCCCCAGCCTAG
- the LOC134367488 gene encoding thymosin beta-15A → MSDKPDLSEVEKFDKSKLKKTHTEEKNTLPSKETIQQEKQCAQTS, encoded by the exons ATGAGTGATAAGCCAGACTTGTCGGAGGTGGAGAAGTTTGACaagtcaaaactgaagaaaactcataccgaggaaaaaaatactcttccctCAAAGGAAA cgaTCCAGCAGGAGAAACAGTGTGCTCAGACATCGTAA
- the LOC134368224 gene encoding histone H2B-like, whose amino-acid sequence MAEPASAPSPEEGVSTQAPEKGAPTALKQKKPRRHRRRSRRHTRCRRGRRGEDSFATYFPRVLKLVHDGLSLSQQAVNVMDSCISDLFERLAEEAGRLARYNQRCTLTSQDIQAAVHLLLTGELRKHAVTEGTRAVLRFTMST is encoded by the coding sequence ATGGCGGAGCCTGCCTCTGCCCCGTCTCCGGAGGAAGGTGTCAGCACCCAGGCGCCTGAGAAGGGCGCTCCGACGGCCCTGAAACAGAAGAAGCCCAGGCGCcatcgccgccgcagccgccgtcaCACCCgctgccgccgcggccgccgcggcgAGGACAGTTTCGCCACCTATTTCCCCAGGGTTCTGAAGCTGGTCCACGACGGCCTCAGCCTGTCCCAGCAGGCCGTGAACGTCATGGACTCGTGCATTAGCGACCTCTTCGAGCGCCTCGCCGAAGAGGCCGGCCGCCTGGCCCGTTACAACCAGCGCTGCACCCTCACCTCACAGGACATCCAGGCCGCCGTGCACCTGCTGCTGACCGGGGAGCTCCGCAAGCATGCCGTGACCGAGGGCACCAGGGCTGTGCTCAGGTTCACCATGAGCACATGA